In the genome of Streptomyces pactum, one region contains:
- a CDS encoding oxidoreductase — protein MSSPTADPLAALGALPGVADSVEAVRAAVDRVYGHRVMRRRSNEITSEAALRGARASAALAGADWALEEVRRRTDFGAEGEPRTVGAALRLTAEAGQLLSIWRQSPLRVLARLHLVAAGGVQPDETVGRPRLAGEAVEEPLIGLELPDAAEVAGRLDGLARLLLTGTSAPALVTAAVVHGELLALRPFASFNQLVARTAERIVLVDSGLDPKSICPAEVGHCELGRDAYLAALDGYVSGTPEGVVAWIAHCGKAVELGVRESTAVCEALQRGAA, from the coding sequence ATGAGTAGTCCGACAGCTGATCCGCTCGCCGCTCTCGGTGCCCTGCCCGGCGTCGCCGATTCCGTGGAAGCCGTGCGCGCGGCGGTGGACCGCGTGTACGGCCACCGGGTGATGCGACGCCGCAGCAACGAGATCACCTCCGAGGCCGCGCTGCGCGGCGCCCGGGCCTCCGCCGCGCTGGCCGGTGCCGACTGGGCGCTCGAAGAGGTGCGCCGCCGCACCGACTTCGGTGCCGAGGGGGAGCCCCGGACCGTGGGAGCCGCGCTGCGCCTGACCGCCGAGGCCGGCCAACTGCTGAGCATCTGGCGGCAGTCCCCCCTGCGGGTGCTGGCCCGCCTCCATCTGGTCGCGGCCGGCGGCGTTCAGCCGGACGAGACGGTGGGCCGGCCGCGGCTGGCCGGCGAGGCGGTCGAGGAACCGCTGATCGGCCTGGAACTGCCGGACGCCGCGGAGGTCGCCGGGCGGCTGGACGGACTGGCGCGGCTGCTGCTCACCGGCACCTCGGCTCCGGCCCTGGTCACAGCGGCGGTGGTGCACGGCGAGTTGCTCGCCCTGCGTCCGTTCGCGTCCTTCAACCAGTTGGTGGCGCGTACCGCAGAGCGCATCGTCCTGGTGGACAGCGGTCTGGATCCCAAGTCCATCTGCCCGGCCGAGGTGGGGCACTGCGAGCTGGGCCGCGATGCCTACCTGGCGGCCCTCGACGGCTACGTGTCGGGAACCCCGGAGGGCGTGGTCGCCTGGATCGCGCACTGCGGCAAGGCGGTGGAACTGGGCGTCCGGGAGAGCACCGCGGTGTGTGAGGCGCTGCAGCGCGGCGCCGCCTGA
- a CDS encoding ATP-binding protein, with the protein MKIAFVGKGGSGKTTLSSLFIRHLAGEGAPVVAVDADINQHLGAALGLAEEEAAALPAMGAHLPLIKDYLRGTNPRIASAETMIKTTPPGEGSRLLTIGGDNPVYEACARTVRLDDGEIRLMATGPFTEDDLGVSCYHSKVGAVELCLNHLVDGRDEFLVVDMTAGSDSFASGMFTRFDMTFLVAEPTRKGVAVYRQYKEYARDFGVALRVVGNKVQGPDDLEFLRAEVGDDLLVTVGHSDWVRAMEKGRARPFRELEEHNRQALRTLREAVDATYEQRDWQRYTRQMVHFHLKNAASWGNERTGVDLAAQVDPAFVLDERAATPQPA; encoded by the coding sequence ATGAAGATCGCTTTCGTGGGGAAGGGCGGCAGCGGCAAGACCACGCTGTCGTCCCTGTTCATCCGCCACCTCGCCGGCGAGGGTGCCCCTGTCGTCGCCGTGGACGCGGACATCAACCAGCACCTGGGAGCCGCGTTGGGGCTGGCCGAGGAGGAGGCCGCCGCACTGCCGGCGATGGGTGCGCACCTTCCGCTGATCAAGGACTATCTCCGGGGCACGAACCCGCGCATCGCCTCCGCCGAGACCATGATCAAGACAACGCCGCCCGGTGAGGGGTCCCGGCTGCTGACGATCGGCGGTGACAATCCGGTCTACGAGGCGTGCGCGCGCACCGTGCGGCTCGACGACGGCGAGATCCGGCTGATGGCGACCGGCCCGTTCACCGAGGACGACCTCGGTGTCTCCTGTTACCACTCCAAGGTGGGCGCGGTGGAACTGTGCCTGAACCACCTGGTGGACGGGCGCGACGAGTTCCTGGTGGTCGACATGACCGCGGGCAGCGACTCGTTCGCCTCCGGGATGTTCACCCGTTTCGACATGACATTCCTGGTCGCCGAGCCCACCCGGAAGGGCGTGGCCGTCTACCGCCAGTACAAGGAGTACGCCCGCGATTTCGGGGTGGCGCTGCGGGTGGTGGGCAACAAGGTCCAGGGGCCGGACGATCTGGAGTTCCTCCGTGCCGAGGTGGGTGACGACCTGCTGGTCACGGTCGGCCACTCGGACTGGGTGCGGGCGATGGAGAAGGGCAGGGCGCGCCCCTTCCGAGAGCTGGAGGAGCACAACCGGCAGGCACTGCGCACCCTGCGGGAGGCGGTGGACGCCACCTATGAGCAGCGGGACTGGCAGCGGTACACCCGCCAGATGGTGCACTTCCACCTGAAGAACGCGGCCAGCTGGGGCAACGAGCGGACGGGGGTCGACCTGGCGGCCCAGGTCGACCCCGCCTTCGTCCTCGACGAGCGCGCGGCTACTCCGCAGCCCGCCTGA